The Anabrus simplex isolate iqAnaSimp1 chromosome 1, ASM4041472v1, whole genome shotgun sequence genome window below encodes:
- the LOC136882026 gene encoding glucose dehydrogenase [FAD, quinone] — MLVRSALLTIAVTVGLLECTCGQNPVFNPIFPVVLERERSSMQGPCDDNSEQDSYDFIIVGSGPAGSVLANRLSEVEDWEILLLEAGSDGTVIMNIPYLIGQFQSTDANWQYKTIPSESKFSGLNGRQMDYPRGRGVGGSTLINYMFYVRGNSRDYDNWEEMGNPGWGYDDVLPYFKKIEDMQIPVLRDDEFHSTGGNVKVSYPPYRSKISDIFLQAGLETGSPEVDYNGKHQTGSARIQTTTVNGSRWTASRGYLYSLRDRHNFHLKKRALVKKVLINENTNTAYGVIYTKNGKDYTVRARKEVILCAGAINSPQLLMLSGVGPKDHLEELNIQVIKDLKVGYNLMDHVAFATLMFTVNVSKFPSPMKVIGDQRNFFNYYVYNNGPMTSQLGSEIVSYHDIRNNTPGWPDIEVIYFSAALLNNPQYANAFGLNMSLYADHIASIQETPAYQVFPFQMRPKSRGRITLKDSDINTPPLINPNAFSEEEDIQIQIAGIRKMIEISRTPALQSIGATLYDKPLPLCEDYEYDSDDYWRCALLNFSISVSHQCGTCKMGPESDETAVVSSRLKVHGVHNLRVVDASIFPQIISGHLQAPTYMIAEKAADFIKEDYLKPHHL; from the coding sequence ATGTTGGTCAGATCAGCTCTGTTAACGATCGCTGTGACGGTGGGCCTTTTAGAATGTACCTGTGGCCAAAATCCGGTCTTCAACCCAATATTCCCCGTAGTTTTGGAACGAGAGCGCTCCTCAATGCAGGGACCTTGCGACGACAACAGCGAGCAAGATTCGTACGACTTCATCATCGTAGGCTCGGGACCTGCAGGCAGTGTACTTGCTAACAGACTCTCAGAGGTAGAAGACTGGGAGATTCTTCTCCTAGAGGCTGGATCTGACGGGACTGTAATCATGAACATTCCGTATTTGATAGGCCAGTTTCAATCGACAGACGCAAACTGGCAATATAAAACAATACCTTCGGAAAGTAAATTTTCAGGACTGAACGGAAGGCAGATGGACTATCCCAGGGGTAGAGGAGTTGGGGGTAGCACGCTCATCAATTATATGTTTTACGTGAGGGGAAACAGTAGAGATTACGACAACTGGGAGGAGATGGGCAATCCAGGATGGGGGTACGACGACGTCCTACCCTACTTCAAGAAGATAGAAGATATGCAAATTCCAGTGTTACGAGACGATGAGTTTCATTCAACAGGAGGTAATGTCAAAGTCAGCTATCCTCCATATAGATCGAAAATAAGCGATATATTTCTACAAGCTGGGCTGGAAACTGGAAGTCCGGAGGTAGATTATAACGGTAAACATCAAACGGGATCCGCACGGATTCAGACCACTACAGTAAATGGTTCCCGTTGGACAGCAAGTAGAGGCTACTTATATTCTCTTCGTGACCGACATAATTTTCATCTGAAGAAAAGAGCATTGGTAAAGAAGGTTCTTATCAATGAAAACACGAACACAGCCTATGGGGTAATTTATACGAAGAATGGAAAGGATTACACGGTACGTGCGAGGAAGGAAGTGATTCTTTGTGCTGGGGCAATCAACTCTCCACAGCTGCTAATGCTGTCTGGTGTCGGCCCCAAGGATCATCTGGAGGAACTCAATATCCAAGTTATTAAGGACCTCAAAGTAGGGTACAATCTGATGGACCACGTGGCCTTCGCCACGCTCATGTTCACAGTGAACGTTAGCAAATTTCCATCTCCTATGAAAGTCATAGGTGACCAACGTAACTTCTTCAATTACTATGTGTACAACAATGGGCCTATGACTAGTCAGCTGGGGTCTGAAATAGTTTCCTATCATGACATACGAAACAATACTCCCGGTTGGCCTGATATCGAGGTGATATATTTCTCAGCTGCTCTTCTGAATAACCCTCAGTACGCCAATGCCTTTGGGCTGAATATGAGCTTGTATGCTGATCACATAGCTTCCATCCAGGAAACACCTGCATATCAAGTATTTCCCTTCCAAATGAGACCAAAGAGCAGAGGCAGAATTACTCTCAAAGACAGCGAcataaatacaccaccactcataaacccCAACGCCTTTTCTGAAGAAGAGGATATTCAGATCCAGATTGCAGGTATTCGGAAAATGATAGAGATTAGCAGAACGCCGGCCTTACAAAGTATTGGTGCTACGTTGTACGATAAACCTCTTCCACTCTGCGAGGACTATGAGTATGATTCTGACGACTACTGGCGTTGTGCGCTACTGAACTTCTCTATTTCAGTCAGTCATCAGTGTGGGACATGTAAGATGGGACCAGAGTCGGACGAGACAGCTGTAGTTAGCTCCAGACTTAAGGTTCATGGTGTTCATAATCTTCGTGTAGTAGATGCCTCCATTTTTCCTCAGATTATAAGCGGGCACTTACAAGCTCCTACGTACATGATTGCAGAGAAAGCAGCTGATTTCATAAAAGAAGATTACCTGAAACCACATCATTTATAA